Within the Arthrobacter sp. V1I7 genome, the region TTCCGGGCTCCAGGTGCTGCCGTCCGTGGCGTGGGTGCCGGCCGCCATCATCTGGTTCGGCCTCACGGACGCGACGGTGTATTTCGTGGTGTTCATGGGGGCCATCCCGTCAATCATTAACGGGCTGATCTCCGGGGTGGACCAGATCCCGCCGCAGTACCGCAGTGTCGGCACGGTCCTGGGCGCCTCCCGCCTGCAACTGGCCCTGCAGATCATCCTCCCCGCCGCCTTGCCGGGCTACCTGAGCGGGCTCAAGCAGGGTTGGGCCTTCTCCTGGCGTTCCCTGATGGCGGCGGAAATCATCGCGGTGGGCGGAAGCATCGGCTTCGGGCTGGGTTCCATGCTTAACCAGGGCCGCGACCTCTCGGACATGACGGTGGTGATGGCGGCAATCCTGCTGATCCTCGCCGTCGGCATCCTGATCGAACTGCTGGTCTTCGCACCGGTTGAAAAGCGCCTGCTCCGCCGCCGCGGCCTCCTCGCCGGCAGCACCCGCTAGCCACCGGCGCAGCTCAAACGGAGTTCGAGTCCGGCGGCCCTGGCCGGGAACAGCCCTCCCTGCCCGCCAAGGATCCTGGCATCAGGCTGAGCTGATCGGGCGTCAAATAGTTCCAGTTTGCCTGGAGTGCGTGGTGGCCCTTGAGCTTCCCGTCACAATGTCCGTGTCGTCGCGGTCCCGCGACGGCTGGAGGAGAGAGCCAGGCCAAGGGCGATCATGCCAAGGCCCAGAACCAGGTGCAGCCAGTTGTCCGCATTGTTGACCGGGACGAAGTTCGCCGGGGAGTTGTGGGCAATCAAGAGCCCGTAGAGCCACAGCACCAGGTAAATGGCGCCTCCGACGATCAGGTAGTTACGGGCCTGGGCGGGCGTCCGGCCGAGCAGCAGCCCCGCCACCCCAAAAAGCAGGTGGACGATGTTGTGCAGGATGGAGACCTGGAAGACGCCGAGCAGAAGTGCCTGCGACTCGTGCCCGGCCATGCCGAGCGCCTGATAGTTGGCCGTGATCCCGGGGATGAAACCGAGGATGCCTACCAGTACGAATACTGCTCCAACCGCTTGCGCCGCCTTCTGGATGGCGGTGCTGCTACCCGCCGCGGGGCGGCTTGCCGTTGTCATAGTGAACTCCATTTCGCTAGCGGGCCATCGGGTCCGCGAGCGGAGCCCGACGTCGCTTCGTGGCAAGGGCCGGGCGGGATGCGCGGCCTTCCTAAATGATAAGACTGCTTAGTAGTATTTTCCAGAGCCGACGGTCCCATCCATCGGCACCCGGGCGAGGCCGGCAGGAAGGAACCTCCCATGTCATCAACAGCTGTGGCCGAGGTGTGACGGTGGTGGATTCCGGGCTCCCGGCCATGTGGGGAACGCTGCTCGACGCGCTGCGGGGACTGGGACGCCGGCTCGATGACGTCC harbors:
- a CDS encoding ABC transporter permease: MPSKSLFHADAAPDPARDDASPKAASVTAALTRSSSGKADLRELESGLDSLQSDATRTGRIDWSRILLPVAAVVVLVLVWQLYVSMGFKRRDLVPGPLDVLGQFGNLWAGGKLQEAVWTSLQRGLLGFLISVAIATPIGLLLAQVAPLRRAFGPLISGLQVLPSVAWVPAAIIWFGLTDATVYFVVFMGAIPSIINGLISGVDQIPPQYRSVGTVLGASRLQLALQIILPAALPGYLSGLKQGWAFSWRSLMAAEIIAVGGSIGFGLGSMLNQGRDLSDMTVVMAAILLILAVGILIELLVFAPVEKRLLRRRGLLAGSTR
- a CDS encoding DUF4383 domain-containing protein, which codes for MTTASRPAAGSSTAIQKAAQAVGAVFVLVGILGFIPGITANYQALGMAGHESQALLLGVFQVSILHNIVHLLFGVAGLLLGRTPAQARNYLIVGGAIYLVLWLYGLLIAHNSPANFVPVNNADNWLHLVLGLGMIALGLALSSSRRGTATTRTL